CCTAATGCAGAGTTGCAATCATCCAGGCGGTGTTGTCAGTATATTGGCAACACAATTATGAGGGAACATGCGCGGATCGCTCAAAGGTGAGTGACCTACATGTACTGGAGGCACCTGTACCTCTGACACACTCAAACAAAACACACAGTGTCTTCCTTATTTATGATTCAAGGGCGGCAGTTGTTGGTTAATGTATTTAAGTGCGTAAATATTCGGCTTCTCTGATGGGGTTCCAAAGCATAGACTTGACTATAGGCCATCAAAGCATCAATACAACTCACCACATCCAATATCGGCAAGTACCTCCATGCACTTTGAATGCCCATACAGGTTGCGGCATAGTTATATTGAGTATTTATACGTTTATATGCACTTTGCGTAACGACTCTGACCTCGCATGGAGGACAGCCGTCTGCAACAGGTGGACAGTGTTGAACACACTCGACGTCTTGTGTGCTTTGGATGGTTGTTTAATGCAACGGTAAACAAGGCAGGTTTGCACAGCTAGCTTGATGCAAGTCATGCGGATGACTGATACCTTAAAAGAAAATGCGTACATGGACTCTTCGTTGGATATTGGTCTCAAAATAGCACACCGGATCTTAGACACTTTATGACACGCGGTGATGGTGGGGTCCTAGATTTGTTAGTCTATCCGACTCCCATACTAACGCATTACATTCTGTCTGGTTGCGCAACAGTGTTCTACAGTTCTTAACTCCCAAACAGTGGTGACATTTAGTTATGTGTGTACTTGTAACTATCTTGAGCATGGATAGACCTGAATATCATCTGAACTCCGTATTGTGGCGTCGTGATGACTTGTTTGATGAGTCGGACTCTGGTTATAATAGTCAATAGATGGAGGGCACACATCCGATTATACACGAACACATAAGTTAGCACAATGTTTCAACTTCCACGACTACACATCCTCATACAATCTCAGTGCGAGATTCTAGTTGCTTAAtcaggggggggggcaatttCAAGCATAAATTTGGGGATGGAGATGTGATATTCCCTTAAAGGTTGCGCTGAAGGACAGTCAACTACAATCTAATTGTATTAAATATCCCACAacttagatacagtagtcACAGTACAAATATGCCAGACACTATTGTGAATCATTTGCACAACATTGATATACTTGCAATTAAATACCGGAGTCACAGAGTTACATATCTTGTATACCCTACTCAATCGATGCATTATAGCAGCTCTCCCAGCCATTGCCATATATCGCATTACCAAGGTCGGCTAGTAAGGGTCCGCGGATATCAATGATTCTTGAGCACGGGGGGACAGTAAGACGGGACGCCAAGTCCGGTGGCAGCCAGAGTACAACCCCCAACTCTGCTTCTATCACCCATCCATCTTCCTTCACCACCCAGTTGCTTGCCGCTTCGTTCTTCATCTTGATGGCAGTCTCGATGTTCCACACACGTACTGTGCCATCGTGAGAGCCCGAGATGATATGCTTGCCGTTGCGCGAGAACGCCACTGAATTGACTGCGTGGGTATGTCCTTGGAGTAGAGGCGCCAGTAGTATTCCCGTCTGTACATCCCACAGTCCTATTGTACGATCGAATGACCCAGATGCAGCCATTGTGCCATCGGGAGAGATGGCAACATCCGATACATTATTACTGTGCCCTTTCCATGGGTCGGAGGCTACAACACCAGTGTTCGCATCCAACAGCAGGAGCGTTCCGTCATCCAAGCAAGACACTACCTTCTGACCGTCTGGTAAGAACCTGACACCAGCAACCATTCCAGCATGCTGTTTGCTCGCCCATACGATGGTACCATCCGCAACGTTCCACGCGCATACATTCCTGTCACTGGACCCAGAAATAACGTGCAagccgtcgggtgagaagtCCACCGATTGAACCCAGGATTTATGCTGATCAAGTGGCTTTCCGACTGGCCTCCTGCTCTGCAAGTTCCATAGCCTGACGGAGTAGTCTGCTGATCCAGATGCAATCAGCCGACTGTCGGGTGAGACTGCAACTGCGAGAATCATGTCAGTGTGGCCGGTGAGGGGCTCGTTGGCTGTCAACCCAGTCTGTGCATCCCAGGTGCGAATTGTGCGGTCTTCGGAGCATGATACGATACAGGTGCCGTCAGGAGTGTATATCACTGACTGGACCCAGTGATCGTGGTCCTTAAGCGGTCCAAGAACAAGCTTGCCAGTCTGCAGTTCCCACACACATATAGTGCCATCGCTAGATCCCGACACGACTCGGCTACCATCAGGAGACACTGCAACCGACAGGATATACCCAGCGTGACCTTCGGAAGTCTTGTTGGCCTCTGTGGCGCCATGGCTGGCATCCCACACGCATATGGTCTGGTCTCCTGAGCCAGATAGGATCTGTGTGTCGTCGATCGAGAACATCACCGAGTACACATTGCCGCCATGTCCAGTGAATGGACCGGCGATCAGGTCGCCAGTCTCGGCGCTCCATACTCGTATCGTACGATCGAATGCACCGGACACGATGCGTTTGCCGTCGGATGAGTATGCGACACATGCAACTCGGTCAGTATGTCCTATCAGTGGCCCAACAACTGTCTCCATGCGCTCCGCGTTCCATATGCGAACTGTGCAGTCGCGAGAGCTTGACGCGACGTACATATCGTCCGGTGAAAGGGCAATGCAGTCGACCCAGTCGGTATGTCCCTCGAGTGGCTTGCCGACGACAGTGCCGGCACGCCAGTCCCAGATGCGTATGGTGCGGTCGTCAGAGCACGAGAACAGACGATCACCGTTCGAGGAAAACAGCACGCACATAACAGCTTCTAGATGGCCTGTGAGCTCTGAGCCGACCTGAGCGCCCGTAATGGTGTTCCAGATACGGATGGTATGGTCTTCAGAAGCTGATGCAAGAAATAAACCATCTGGCGAGAATGAGAGGAAACAAATTGTTTTGGTATGCCCTTCGAGAGGACCAACGAGTGTGTTGCCAGTATATGCGTTCGATATATATATCGTGTAGTCAGCGGAGCCGGAGGCGATCGTTGTGTCGTCTGGAGAAAACTTGACTTCCCAAACATTGCCCTCGTGCTTTTTCACTGGTCCAAGAATGCGTCTGCCTGTACTCACATCCCACACACTGATCGTTCCATCGTCGCCCCCAGATACCATACGCTTGCCATCCTGTGACAGGGCTAGCTTGTTCACACTCGACCCTGTGGCCCAGGTTGCAAGGGCTGCAGACCTTCTGCCTTCGAACACAGAGCCTTCCAATCTCACCAGACCCTTGGTGCGTGGCCAGTACACCTGTCGCACTCGGTTTTCAGTCGAAGCCAACGGCAGGGCGGATATGTAGATGTGAGGGGTGCTGTTTGATATGGGGCTGGCTGCATATGTGGTGGCGAAGTTGCGAGAATCCTGTATCATAGCTCGAAGCTCAGTGAAAATATCACCAGCCTGGGAGGAAGAGGCTTAAGCATGGTAAAGCATGTAAGGAACATCTGAACATACCGACATGTATTTGAAAGCCTTGAGCAACGCGTCGGAGCAATGTCCAATGCAATTCTTCAGGTTCatcacctccatccagaacagcagcCTATGATAGAGAAACTCCCGTAACATGTGTACTATTTCCTTTGAGAAAATCGAACCCTGTAAATGACTGCTCCAATATCGACATGCATAGAAAACCGCAGTGGAAATTGCACGGTCCGCCCTTACTTGAAGGTCAGGCACATCCTTGTCGAATCGCGAAGATGTCTCCAGCTTGCAGATGTTGAACCTTAGCGAGCTCCGCATAACGGTGAAGCATCGAGACACCATGCGCGCGTTTTGTTCCTTTATATCACAATAGAATTGACCAGACCGCTCAAAGGCCAGCATAAAGTCCGGAAACGACGCGTGAAGCGTAGAAACAATTCCGGAATCGGCTGAGATTCTCAGAACTGAACTGAGCGGTAGAAGTACTCGTCGCACGGATTGTTCACTTTCGAGGCCCATGAGTTCGGCGAGAGAATGGAGACTCAATTGTTCTTCGGCTCCGATTACTGTCTGCAATATAGTTTTCCTCATCCTTTCGTCTTCTGTTTTGACATCCCGTAGAGCCTGGAGCAATATCATCGAGTAGACCTTATCAAGCTCCCGGTATGTTTCTCCCTCTGCTTTGAACTGCGAATCGAGCATCGCTGCAAGGCGCTTCTCGTGGTCCGCTGAAACGTCGCGTGGCTCAATATATCGAACAACTGTCGCTGCAAAAATAAACAGACACCCTGCTCGAGTTGCTAACTGCCTAATGTCTTCCGGCTTGGCGCTAATCGATCTGAGCTCGTCTTCCAGGTATACCCGGATATCCTCCTGCACAAGCGATTCTTCGACGTCGTGCAAATACAAAACAAAATGGTACATGTTCTGCGGGCCAAGTACCTTCCCAGATATCCCAGGCTCAGGCCGGCTGGTGACGAAGAACTTGACGGGAATGCTAGCTGCGTGCCTAAACAAAAGCTCAAGTACGAGTTGAGTGCCCTGTACGTTGGAACATTCGTCCAGTGCATCGGTCACAACAATCACATCCGTGGGTATCGCATGTTTGACCTTCAACAACGGTCCTACTATAAGCTTTTCGAATTGAACCGAAATTTCTCGCCTTGCGACGTCGGGGTTATTACTCAGGACCTTGCAAAGCTCGTTCTGGTACGGATTCGAGAATCGGGCCAGCTGGTATGCGATCGTTGGTACGATTCGGACCACGTTTCGACAGTTGGGGGAGGCGCGGGAGCAGAAGAAGGACGCGCCAAGTTGTCCCGACTTCTCGAGCTGTTCGCAGAGAGTATATGCGATGGTCGTCTTGCCGGTTCCGGCCATGCCGTTCATCCAGTATATCTTCTTTGCGTCCGGACCTTTCGTCCATTTCATGGCGTCTTCTAAGATCTTGACACGCGTGTTCGGGGTGCAGCCGCGTCTATACATTTCGTTCGATAAGCCTGCATTGTGCCTGGCATCGTGGACCGTATCAAGCTCCTTGAGACGCATTTCCTGCTCATAACATTCAGTAGATACCAAGCTTATTATACACAACACATACCACCAGTTGATGATGAGTTAGATCCCAGACACTAAGAGATATATCAATCTGCAGGATCACTTGAGATTTAGCGTACAGTGAGGCTCATCGACGACTTACCTGTAGCTGCCTAAATATACGCTCTATCCTTCGGTAGCATCCTACAACGCTTATTTCATCATCCGAGGCCCGAACAAATTTATCCAATCCAGATCGGTCTTGCTGTTTCTTGATGAAATCCGTTTGTTCTGAGATAGCACTGGGGGTACCAGTCAGACCCCGATATATGGATGCTGAGACAAGCGCCAGGTTCACGTACCGAGAAATGTTCTGGATAGAGTATGGCATTCTCGCGGGTTCAGATCCTGGGAGATGAGTTTGTAGGGTCTGCACCAGACTCGCTAAATCAGCGGCCAGTCGATCGTAGTTTTCTCGATTCCGCTCTGAAATCTTTACAATGTATGTATATTAAGTCATCATTCTAGATAGTCATAATTAGGGTCCTTACATTTAA
The nucleotide sequence above comes from Rhizoctonia solani chromosome 3, complete sequence. Encoded proteins:
- a CDS encoding Vegetative incompatibility protein HET-E-1, yielding MAGSGQPPCCDPLQFFKNKRPESPSDLPADDPVPVGREPQAIVPMVNLAHTTPKLRPASKSTTSQSPAWQTFVTALKTLEAGVGIFPPLKEAVSGLLACTVHLNISERNRENYDRLAADLASLVQTLQTHLPGSEPARMPYSIQNISRAISEQTDFIKKQQDRSGLDKFVRASDDEISVVGCYRRIERIFRQLQIDISLSVWDLTHHQLVEMRLKELDTVHDARHNAGLSNEMYRRGCTPNTRVKILEDAMKWTKGPDAKKIYWMNGMAGTGKTTIAYTLCEQLEKSGQLGASFFCSRASPNCRNVVRIVPTIAYQLARFSNPYQNELCKVLSNNPDVARREISVQFEKLIVGPLLKVKHAIPTDVIVVTDALDECSNVQGTQLVLELLFRHAASIPVKFFVTSRPEPGISGKVLGPQNMYHFVLYLHDVEESLVQEDIRVYLEDELRSISAKPEDIRQLATRAGCLFIFAATVVRYIEPRDVSADHEKRLAAMLDSQFKAEGETYRELDKVYSMILLQALRDVKTEDERMRKTILQTVIGAEEQLSLHSLAELMGLESEQSVRRVLLPLSSVLRISADSGIVSTLHASFPDFMLAFERSGQFYCDIKEQNARMVSRCFTVMRSSLRFNICKLETSSRFDKDVPDLQVRADRAISTAVFYACRYWSSHLQGSIFSKEIVHMLREFLYHRLLFWMEVMNLKNCIGHCSDALLKAFKYMSAGDIFTELRAMIQDSRNFATTYAASPISNSTPHIYISALPLASTENRVRQVYWPRTKGLVRLEGSVFEGRRSAALATWATGSSVNKLALSQDGKRMVSGGDDGTISVWDVSTGRRILGPVKKHEGNVWEVKFSPDDTTIASGSADYTIYISNAYTGNTLVGPLEGHTKTICFLSFSPDGLFLASASEDHTIRIWNTITGAQVGSELTGHLEAVMCVLFSSNGDRLFSCSDDRTIRIWDWRAGTVVGKPLEGHTDWVDCIALSPDDMYVASSSRDCTVRIWNAERMETVVGPLIGHTDRVACVAYSSDGKRIVSGAFDRTIRVWSAETGDLIAGPFTGHGGNVYSVMFSIDDTQILSGSGDQTICVWDASHGATEANKTSEGHAGYILSVAVSPDGSRVVSGSSDGTICVWELQTGKLVLGPLKDHDHWVQSVIYTPDGTCIVSCSEDRTIRTWDAQTGLTANEPLTGHTDMILAVAVSPDSRLIASGSADYSVRLWNLQSRRPVGKPLDQHKSWVQSVDFSPDGLHVISGSSDRNVCAWNVADGTIVWASKQHAGMVAGVRFLPDGQKVVSCLDDGTLLLLDANTGVVASDPWKGHSNNVSDVAISPDGTMAASGSFDRTIGLWDVQTGILLAPLLQGHTHAVNSVAFSRNGKHIISGSHDGTVRVWNIETAIKMKNEAASNWVVKEDGWVIEAELGVVLWLPPDLASRLTVPPCSRIIDIRGPLLADLGNAIYGNGWESCYNASIE